In Ciconia boyciana chromosome 16, ASM3463844v1, whole genome shotgun sequence, one genomic interval encodes:
- the LOC140660404 gene encoding RNA-binding protein 4B isoform X5 — MVKLFIGNLPREATEQEIRSLFEQYGKVLECDIIKNYGFVHIEDKTAAEDAIRNLHHHKLHGVCINVEASKNKSKASTKLHVGNISPACTNLELRAKFEEYGPVIECDIVKDYAFVHMERAEDAVEAIRGLDNTEFQGWARW; from the coding sequence ATGGTGAAGCTGTTCATCGGGAACCTGCCGCGGGAGGCGACGGAGCAGGAGATCCGCTCCCTCTTCGAGCAGTACGGGAAGGTGCTGGAGTGCGACATCATCAAGAACTACGGCTTCGTCCACATCGAGGACAAGACGGCGGCCGAGGACGCCATCCGTAACCTGCACCACCACAAGCTGCACGGCGTCTGCATCAACGTGGAGGCCAGCAAGAACAAGAGCAAGGCCTCCACCAAGCTGCACGTCGGCAACATCAGCCCGGCCTGCACCAACCTGGAGCTGCGGGCCAAGTTTGAGGAGTACGGCCCCGTCATCGAGTGCGACATCGTCAAGGATTATGCCTTCGTTCACATGGAGCGGGCGGAGGACGCGGTGGAGGCCATCCGCGGGCTGGACAACACCGAGTTCCAAG